The sequence TACCAAATCGCCACGGAGCACAGCGCCCTTATTCATGATGCGATCCAACGCTTCGGCAAGTTCGGTAGTGCGTGGGCGGTTAGGAGGAGCAGGGGGCATAACACGTAGCGTGGCGTTGCATTCATATTCGCGGAAATAGGTCGCGGCCGAGCTTCTGACAGGCCGATCGGCTGTCCGGCGGAGCACCTTCATGCACCACAGCGTGCGAAAGCGCTGCGTGACAGCGCCGGTAGTGATTCAAAACAACCGCATGCCTTGCGCGTCGCTTGGCCGCGGCATCCGTTGCGGCTACGCGGTTGATTACGAGAGGTCCTACCGGCAGGCCCAACGAGTGTGCGCGCTCGATCAGTGTTTCTGTTTCTGCGGCAGCTACCTCTGTTGGAAGGGTGACTACCAGCAGCGTTGTTTCTTCTGAGCGCCGCATGTTCTTCTGCAATCGTTTGACCTGTTTCGACAGGTGTACCAGCCGGTCGGTAAGGCGCGGAAGATGGAGCACCGTACGGTACTTGCGCAAGATGCGGAAAAATGCTCGAATCCAAGATGCAAAGGCCCCCGGCATCTCTAGCAATCGCAGCAAGTGGCCCGTTGGAGCTGTATCTACAACACATGTAGTATACGGACGCTCGTCCATAAAATCCATGAGTGCCACGAGCCCCATCACCTCATCAATGCCGGGCGGCGCGAGATCCATGAGCGCGTTCATCACGGGCCGATCGTACGTGAGGTCGACGTCGGCGCCGCCTGTTCGATCGAAGAATTGACGAACTGCCTGTGCGTAGCGGCTGCGTAGCGATTCAAACTGGGCCTCGGCGTCAATTTCGCAGGCCCAAAGCGTTTGTCCAATCGGCCTGGGGGTATGTTCTAAGGATTCGTCGAGCAACGAATGCAAGGAGTGGGCTGGGTCGGTAGAGGTCAGCAAAACGGGCCGGTTGGGAGTGCCCGCCGTTTCGGCCAACCGAAGAGCTGTTGCGGTAGCCATAGTGGTTTTGCCCACCCCGCCCTTGCCGCCTACAAACACGAGAGAGCCCCGCGGGCATGCCACACTGAGGGACACCTTGGGCGGATGAGGCGGTGTCGTTGTAGGGGCAGACGCGATGCGGTCATAGGGTAAACGGGTTGTGTCTGACAACAAGTTGCGCAACCGCGCCGGCCCGCGCGGTTCTGGGTCGACAGCAGGTACAGTCCATACCGCAGACTGCCCTTGCACCGCCGAATGGTTTGCGAACGCCTTCAGACGCTGCCGGCCACCACTCGGTGGCCACTGGTTGAAAATGATATCTTGCACAACGATATCGGCCATTTGAAGCTGTTGCACGATATGCTGCGTCTCGTGCAAGACGAGCGGTTCGGCTTGCGCAACGACGAAGAAACGGCACAGCGCCTCATCGCGAAATGCATCACGCACGCGCTCCGCTTTGCTAAACATAGCGGCAACAAAGTCGTCCAGCGTATCGGATGCTCCGTTCCCAAACACCGACCGCATATAGCGGTGCTTGTCTAGCATCACGTCAAGCACGTTGACCCACGCACTAAACTGGTCGGGCGTATGAAGCAGCCGAAGTGTGTGACCGGTGGGAGCGGTGTCGACGACGATGACACCATCGTCATCGTCCGCAAGCAGGTCGGCCAACCGTATAAAGGCCATCATCTCGTCGAGCCCCGGAAGCGACAGATCCAACAGACGCTCAATGTCGGTCGCATCGAAAAGGGTGCCCAGCCGAACAATTTCATGAAGCGTGGCGCGATGGGCCGCACGAAATGCGTCGAGCGCAGTATCGGCGCTGAACTCCTCTACGGTCAGTGTATCTGGAAGCGCCGCTTCAGCCAAGCTGTCGCGCAGAGAGTGCGCCGGATCGGTCGACAGGAGGCGCACCGGGCCCTCATCTGCAAGCCGCAGGGCAGTAGCGGTCGCGATGGTCGTTTTGCCAACCCCGCCCTTACCGCCAAATAAGAGAAGTGCCGGGAGTGGAGCGGCGAGTGAAAAGGGCAGATGGTTCATGCGTGCTGGACAGTCATAACCTACGACTCAAGCGACGCGTCTATCGCATGAAGCTCATCGAGACGGTCAAGTATTTCTTCCTCGCGCGCGTCGAACGTCTCTTCTTCTATCATTCCCATATCGAGTTGCATGTATAGGTCGTTTAGCTCGTCGCGCAGCGCGCGCTGTTCGCTCTCGATATGGTCTTCCGCTGCATCATGAACGGCCTGCGCGATAAATGCAACGCCACGAACGGGAGCAAGCAAAATGTCATCAATTAAGAACACAAGCCGTTACGTAAGCCCTAAATAAATTGCTAGGTGAGCAGCAGGCAGGCCCGCCAGGCCCGCCCTTTCACGCCGGAATGCAGCTACTCACCAGGCGTCACACGCGTTTCGACAGCCGTTGGATTGAAACACCTACGACTGCTTTCGGACTTCCAGCTTCGCCTGCTCAATCCACGACTCAACATCTGCAAAGGAGGGCAAGCCATCCATGAGTTCTCGGAGATCCTCAGGCGTTAGGTCGGCCAGGTCGTCGAACGTGACAACCCCGGCTTGGCGCAAACGAAACGCCATTTTGGGCCCTATACCCTTTATGGCGGCAAGGTTGTCAAAGGTACGGCTCGAACTGGATTCTTCATGACGGGTACTCCCAGAGGTGTCTTTGGGATCGGCAGAGGACGCCGCCGACGGGTTCGAAGAAGCAGTGTCTTCCGTAGCGGAGGGTGCTGCTGCACTCTCCGATGCTGTAGCTTGCGCTCCTCCCGGGGCTGTTGCGTCATCGGCCGTCGATGACGAATCCTGGCTCGTTGCTGATGCGGCGGATGATGCCGACGGCTCGGTGGACCTGCTGGGTGCGGAGGACTGTTTCGTATCGGCGGGCCGCGAAGCGGTGTGCTGATGGTGGCGAGCGGTGCGGGCTTCAGCCAGAAGGGTGCGCACCGAAACGCGGACGCCGGACAAGAACGCGCGCCGCGCGTTGGCCGCGGCCTCCTTACGTTGGCTCCGTTCGCCTTCCATGTCTTTCATGAAGTCCCGGACCTCCACGCGCAAGTTTTCTACGAAGGCTTGTGCTTCCCTGACCGCTTCGGCCCGATCTGCCCGGTTCGTTTGCGCCGCCTCAACGCGTGCATCTCGATACGTTTGAAGCGACGCAGCCACTCTGCTGCTCAACGCTTTCACTTCCTGCTGCAACTCGTTCAAATACTCGCGACGTTGCGCCTGCAGTTCGTTTGCTGCCCCGATGCGCTCATCACGAAAGGTATGCAGAAGGTCTTCTACCGCTTCCCCAATCTGGTGTACGTCCTCTCGGATGGTGCCTAAACGCTCTCTCTGTAGATTCCGAGCAGCCGCAAAATCCTTACGAAGTTGCTGCATCTGGTCAGCGAGCTCTTGCATGATTACAGCTGGGAAAGATGAAGGTGCTATCGAGTCGGGAGTATGTATCGATTAAGCAGCTTCGTGGGCATCTTCGAGCACAGAGGTGCCCAACGATTCCGACTTGGAGAAGCGCTGCGCGATCGATTGTAGCTTATGCTTCTGCTGATAAAAGGTACGCTCTACGGCCCGCAGACGCAAGCGCAACTGCTCGTTTTCTTCTTCGAGCGCCTCGTTTTCCTTCTGAAGCACCTCGTTTTCTTTCTGTACGTCGGGGCGGTGCTTTGCAAGATCGCGCAAAGACGACCGTAGCGCCTCAAGCGCTTGGTCCGGCGTCACCGCGTCCTCCGCTGTGCTCAGGTTGGCGGCATCCACATCTGGCTTCGAGGGGTCGGCCCAGAGCTCAAGCCGCAACTCGTCGAGCGCAGATTGTAGCACACGCAGGGCCTCTTCCGGGGGCAAATTGTTGATGCCTGATGCCGGAACGGTTGTAGATTGGGACGGGGCTTGAGCCTTTTTTTCTGGAGCGCCTGCTCCGTACATCATGCTGCGGATTTGATCGAGCGCCTCCATAACCTCGCCGGTAACGGAAAGATGCTCGCGCGCTTGCTCCTTCTGATCGGCCTTCAGGGCGTGTATCTGCTTGCGCAAAGTTGCGATGGTGCCTACCGCATCGCCGATCTGTTCAACGCCGAGTGCCTGCAATCGCTTGTGCACATGGTAATGCGCCCGAAGCACGCGCTTCATCGTGCGGATTTGTTGCAGTGCGCCGTCAGGATGCTTGGCGCCAAGCTCGCGGCATAGGATCTCGGAAACCGTGTGAGGGGAAGCAGACATGAAACCGCGTAGGTTGATGGAAGGGACATGTGTGCGCTCGCTAGACCCTACAAGCATGTTGCAGTTACACGCCACGCTTGCGTATCAAGATCCAATTGCGTCCTGAAGCGTCGCCACACATGCGCACATCAACGAGCGTTGGACGCATCTTGTACGTAAAAGTGTAAGTAAACGACTTGTCCAGGTTGCCGCTCCGGATGCCTTCCTTAAACCTTCCGTAGAAGATACGGTTGTTGCTGCAAGGGGCCAGCTCGGTAAAAAAGTTTTTACCGTGCGCCTCTTCCGGTTCGATGCCCGCGAGATCCGATTCGTACTGATTGTAAAACGAAACGATGCCTTCGTTGTCAACCCTCACAATGCCGAAATCGGCTGCATGGAGTTGCTCCTCGCTGGCTTGGCGAAAGGTTTTTGTTATGTTTGGGCTATCAAAGGTAACAAGGGGGCGGGGGCCGGACCGGTCTTCCTCGGAGGCATGCTTTGAAGACGGCGGACGAGCTGCGCGTCGCTCAGCGGGAGATTCGCCCCCAGAGGCTGTAGACTCCTTTGTTTGTTGAGGAGAAAATCCTTTATCTTTGAGAAAGCTGTACAGACTTTGCGTGGACATATGATCGCACCGACGTTAAGATGGCATGGCTTCACGCAATATTATATGATCCAAAACTGTGCCAGCATGGGGATGCAAGAACGTGCGCTGCCGGTGTCTAGGTGTTGTTCTGTTCCGCTGTATGCCTACAGCGGTTTCTGGGGCATATGCCGCAATTTCCAACCGGCATTTGAGTCCCAAACGAGGCAAGGGTCTGACGGTGCGTTGCGAGGGCGCGTGGGCTCTTTGAAATAAATTACATCTTACATGAATAAAGCACCCATACAGAGGCCATAGTGCGAGGCAACGCTACATAGCTTCGAACAGCAGCCAGTTGGCTCTTTCATCGCTCGAACGGTACAGGTGCACGGTAAGAACGACCGGTGCGCGTCCGGGGCTGATGAACGTGTACGGGAAGCATGCGTCCATTGCCTTTTGTTGAACTCCTTTTTTGAAGCGCCCCAGGAATAAACTGTTTTTGGTGCTTGGGGCGAGGTCATCAAAAAAGTTTTTACCTGTCAGCGTCGTCTGGTTGTCCGCCTCTTTTAAACCAGGGAGCGAAAGAGCGTTCTCGTTGACAAACTGTATGCGTCCTTGATCGCTCAACTTAATGACCCCATAGGGAAGTGCGTCTAGGGCCGTGCTGTCGAGGGCGTCGAGCTGCTCAAGCGTTGCACGTTCGGCAAACTGCGGGGCGGCCTGGAAGACGAAGCCCGTGCCGTCACCGGACGCGTTGCGTTGCGTGCCCGAAGCGTCTGTTGATGATCCTGCGTCCTTCAAAGCACGCTCCTTAAGCAGCCGCACCCG comes from Salisaeta longa DSM 21114 and encodes:
- a CDS encoding ArsA family ATPase, translating into MNHLPFSLAAPLPALLLFGGKGGVGKTTIATATALRLADEGPVRLLSTDPAHSLRDSLAEAALPDTLTVEEFSADTALDAFRAAHRATLHEIVRLGTLFDATDIERLLDLSLPGLDEMMAFIRLADLLADDDDGVIVVDTAPTGHTLRLLHTPDQFSAWVNVLDVMLDKHRYMRSVFGNGASDTLDDFVAAMFSKAERVRDAFRDEALCRFFVVAQAEPLVLHETQHIVQQLQMADIVVQDIIFNQWPPSGGRQRLKAFANHSAVQGQSAVWTVPAVDPEPRGPARLRNLLSDTTRLPYDRIASAPTTTPPHPPKVSLSVACPRGSLVFVGGKGGVGKTTMATATALRLAETAGTPNRPVLLTSTDPAHSLHSLLDESLEHTPRPIGQTLWACEIDAEAQFESLRSRYAQAVRQFFDRTGGADVDLTYDRPVMNALMDLAPPGIDEVMGLVALMDFMDERPYTTCVVDTAPTGHLLRLLEMPGAFASWIRAFFRILRKYRTVLHLPRLTDRLVHLSKQVKRLQKNMRRSEETTLLVVTLPTEVAAAETETLIERAHSLGLPVGPLVINRVAATDAAAKRRARHAVVLNHYRRCHAALSHAVVHEGAPPDSRSACQKLGRDLFPRI
- a CDS encoding gas vesicle protein GvpG, translating into MFLIDDILLAPVRGVAFIAQAVHDAAEDHIESEQRALRDELNDLYMQLDMGMIEEETFDAREEEILDRLDELHAIDASLES
- a CDS encoding helix-hairpin-helix domain-containing protein; translated protein: MQELADQMQQLRKDFAAARNLQRERLGTIREDVHQIGEAVEDLLHTFRDERIGAANELQAQRREYLNELQQEVKALSSRVAASLQTYRDARVEAAQTNRADRAEAVREAQAFVENLRVEVRDFMKDMEGERSQRKEAAANARRAFLSGVRVSVRTLLAEARTARHHQHTASRPADTKQSSAPSRSTEPSASSAASATSQDSSSTADDATAPGGAQATASESAAAPSATEDTASSNPSAASSADPKDTSGSTRHEESSSSRTFDNLAAIKGIGPKMAFRLRQAGVVTFDDLADLTPEDLRELMDGLPSFADVESWIEQAKLEVRKQS
- a CDS encoding PAS domain-containing protein translates to MSTQSLYSFLKDKGFSPQQTKESTASGGESPAERRAARPPSSKHASEEDRSGPRPLVTFDSPNITKTFRQASEEQLHAADFGIVRVDNEGIVSFYNQYESDLAGIEPEEAHGKNFFTELAPCSNNRIFYGRFKEGIRSGNLDKSFTYTFTYKMRPTLVDVRMCGDASGRNWILIRKRGV